A window of Thermococcus aggregans contains these coding sequences:
- a CDS encoding sulfite exporter TauE/SafE family protein, which yields MISYLFDFALGVAIGTIAGLFGVGGGFLIVPTLTFIGLPIHTAIGTSLACIVISSFASAYTHIKRGKVLFKVVAIKEAFSIPAALIGAHVATFLNEAFLRGIFTILLFYLAYKMTTSPSKSHHEENIKINYKNVPIVGVISGFLSGLLGISGGILNVPLFHVLVNIPVRYSIGTSSVALFFTALAGTYGHFKAENVNIETALLLAPGLIIGAYLGARSAHTLHSEKLKRGFAFMLVLIGIKMLI from the coding sequence ATGATTAGTTATCTCTTTGATTTCGCTCTTGGAGTTGCAATAGGGACAATAGCTGGCCTTTTTGGGGTAGGTGGCGGATTCCTGATAGTGCCAACGCTTACATTTATAGGATTGCCTATTCATACCGCAATAGGCACGAGCCTTGCCTGCATAGTGATTAGCTCTTTTGCTTCCGCTTATACACACATCAAGAGAGGAAAAGTTCTTTTTAAAGTCGTGGCAATTAAAGAGGCGTTTTCAATACCAGCCGCGTTAATTGGGGCGCACGTAGCAACGTTTCTAAATGAGGCCTTTTTAAGAGGTATTTTCACAATTCTTTTGTTTTATCTGGCATATAAGATGACTACAAGCCCTTCAAAGTCACATCACGAAGAAAATATCAAAATAAACTACAAAAACGTCCCCATAGTGGGTGTGATTTCAGGCTTTCTGTCCGGTCTGCTTGGGATAAGCGGAGGAATCCTAAACGTTCCCCTTTTCCACGTCCTAGTTAATATACCCGTTAGATATTCCATCGGGACATCCAGCGTAGCGCTCTTTTTCACTGCCCTCGCTGGAACTTATGGACATTTTAAAGCTGAAAATGTAAACATAGAAACGGCACTTCTTTTAGCTCCGGGACTTATAATAGGAGCATATTTGGGGGCAAGAAGCGCTCACACTCTGCATTCAGAGAAGTTAAAACGCGGATTTGCTTTTATGCTCGTTTTAATCGGAATTAAAATGTTGATTTAG
- a CDS encoding sulfite exporter TauE/SafE family protein — MLKYVGYFAVGVFIGILAALFGLGGGFLIVPTLNLLGVEIHHAVGTSSAAVVFTSLSSAIAYHRQRRIHYKAGLLLASTAIIGAYIGAWMTSYISASQLKVIFGVVLFLVAIRLYRKKSKEPHEVDLSQIKLNYKIVPLGGFIAGIASGLLGIGGGAINVPFLTYMGLPIHYAVATSSFAIVFTATSGALKHYMLGNVEVEWLALLVPGLIVGAQLGARIAKRTKASNLTKAFAVVMAFLAIRMILKGLGYPVP; from the coding sequence TTGCTTAAATACGTTGGGTACTTTGCCGTTGGGGTTTTCATAGGAATCTTAGCTGCTCTCTTTGGCCTGGGAGGAGGATTTTTGATAGTGCCTACGTTGAATCTCTTAGGGGTCGAGATACATCACGCGGTTGGAACCTCAAGTGCTGCGGTTGTATTCACTTCACTGAGCTCTGCCATAGCCTACCACAGACAAAGGAGGATACACTACAAGGCAGGTCTGCTTTTGGCAAGCACTGCCATTATAGGAGCTTACATAGGTGCATGGATGACAAGTTACATAAGTGCAAGCCAACTAAAAGTAATCTTCGGTGTAGTTTTGTTCCTAGTTGCTATAAGGCTCTACCGCAAGAAGAGCAAAGAACCGCATGAAGTTGATCTAAGCCAAATAAAGCTGAACTACAAGATAGTACCTCTAGGAGGGTTTATAGCGGGGATAGCAAGTGGCTTGCTCGGCATAGGCGGTGGGGCAATAAACGTACCGTTTCTGACTTATATGGGGTTACCAATCCACTACGCCGTGGCAACTTCGAGCTTTGCAATAGTGTTCACAGCTACGAGCGGGGCCTTAAAACACTACATGCTCGGCAACGTTGAAGTTGAGTGGCTGGCCCTACTCGTGCCAGGCCTGATAGTCGGTGCCCAGCTGGGAGCAAGGATAGCAAAAAGGACTAAAGCCAGTAATCTAACAAAAGCTTTCGCGGTTGTGATGGCATTCTTAGCAATCAGGATGATCCTCAAGGGGCTTGGATATCCTGTTCCCTGA
- a CDS encoding M42 family metallopeptidase: MIVEELKEITQLPGISGYEDKVREKIIEWIKDYAGYRVDTIGNLIVELGEGEEKAIFMAHMDEIGLLITGITENGKLKFRKVGGIDDRLLLGRHVKVITEKGELDGVIGVTPVHLNLERKFDTVPWHSLEIDIGAESKEEAEEMGVKVLDFAVFKKHFSVLNNKYIATRSLDDRFGVVALVEAIKNLVDHDLEGKYIFAFTVQEEIGLKGSKFLANTYSPKYAIAVDSFACCSFLTGDVRLGKGAVIRAVDNSAIYTPALAKKTLEIAKKNKIPIQVGVTGGGTDASVFENKSQTLALSVPIKYLHSETEMLHIDDLKALIKLIEALVFELE; the protein is encoded by the coding sequence ATGATTGTTGAAGAGCTTAAAGAGATAACTCAACTCCCCGGTATTTCGGGTTATGAGGATAAGGTAAGGGAAAAGATTATCGAGTGGATAAAAGATTACGCCGGCTACAGAGTTGATACAATTGGAAACCTAATTGTGGAACTTGGAGAGGGTGAGGAGAAAGCAATTTTCATGGCACATATGGACGAAATTGGGCTTTTAATAACGGGGATAACAGAAAACGGAAAATTAAAGTTTAGAAAAGTAGGAGGAATAGACGACAGGCTTCTTTTGGGAAGGCACGTAAAGGTAATAACCGAAAAGGGAGAACTGGATGGAGTCATAGGAGTTACTCCCGTGCACCTCAATCTTGAAAGGAAATTCGACACAGTGCCGTGGCACAGCCTTGAAATAGACATCGGGGCGGAGTCGAAGGAAGAAGCTGAAGAAATGGGTGTAAAAGTTTTGGACTTTGCTGTATTTAAAAAGCATTTTAGCGTCTTAAACAACAAATACATTGCAACACGCTCTTTAGACGACAGGTTCGGCGTTGTAGCTCTTGTAGAGGCCATAAAGAACCTCGTTGACCACGACTTGGAAGGAAAGTACATTTTTGCCTTCACAGTTCAGGAGGAAATAGGGCTTAAAGGATCCAAGTTCCTTGCAAACACATATTCACCGAAATACGCTATAGCCGTGGATTCGTTTGCATGCTGCTCCTTCCTTACGGGGGATGTGAGGCTTGGAAAGGGCGCCGTGATAAGAGCTGTGGATAATTCCGCAATATACACTCCCGCATTAGCGAAAAAAACTCTTGAGATAGCGAAAAAGAACAAGATTCCAATCCAAGTTGGAGTTACTGGCGGAGGAACCGATGCATCTGTTTTTGAGAACAAGAGCCAGACCTTAGCTCTAAGCGTTCCCATAAAATACCTCCACAGCGAAACGGAAATGCTCCATATAGATGACCTCAAAGCATTAATAAAACTAATCGAAGCCCTTGTGTTTGAGCTTGAATAA
- a CDS encoding TATA-box-binding protein: protein MVDLSNVELKIENIVASVDLFASLDLEKVIEICPHSKYNPEEFPGIICRFDEPKVALLVFSSGKLVVTGAKSVEDIKAAVSKLVEMLSKIGTKFTREPEIDIQNMVFSGDLKMEFNLDAVALVLPNCEYEPEQFPGVIYRVKEPRAVILLFSSGKIVCSGAKSEQDAWEAVKKLLHELEKYGLIEEDA from the coding sequence TTGGTTGACTTGAGTAATGTTGAGCTTAAGATAGAGAATATTGTGGCCTCGGTGGATCTTTTTGCTTCATTGGATCTTGAGAAGGTCATAGAGATATGTCCCCATTCTAAGTACAATCCAGAGGAATTTCCAGGGATAATATGCCGCTTTGATGAGCCAAAGGTAGCTCTTCTTGTGTTCAGCTCCGGTAAACTTGTGGTTACTGGGGCAAAAAGTGTTGAAGATATCAAAGCAGCGGTTTCGAAGCTTGTTGAAATGCTGTCAAAGATTGGGACTAAGTTCACAAGGGAGCCCGAGATAGATATCCAAAATATGGTCTTTAGCGGCGATCTTAAGATGGAGTTTAACCTCGATGCCGTCGCTCTTGTGTTGCCCAACTGTGAGTATGAGCCAGAACAGTTCCCCGGTGTTATTTATCGTGTTAAAGAGCCAAGGGCAGTTATACTCCTTTTCAGCTCTGGAAAAATTGTGTGCAGTGGAGCAAAGAGCGAACAGGATGCGTGGGAAGCCGTTAAAAAGCTCCTCCACGAGCTCGAGAAATACGGCCTCATCGAGGAAGATGCTTAG
- a CDS encoding putative toxin-antitoxin system toxin component, PIN family: MKLVMDTNVVLAAMIKPKGLAALLVDLLDKKVFINYTSQEALEELQIKIALLEEEEKLGENWLQVLANFLYGTEVIEPKEHFNLCRDEDDNKWLDIAYEAKAHIILTWDEDLLNLRDKEKTLQLKDHRAKILKPIEFLKEELRKMC, translated from the coding sequence ATGAAGCTTGTTATGGACACCAATGTTGTCCTAGCTGCCATGATAAAACCAAAAGGGCTAGCAGCCCTGCTCGTAGACCTTCTCGACAAAAAAGTCTTTATCAATTATACCAGTCAGGAAGCCTTAGAGGAGCTTCAAATTAAGATTGCACTTCTCGAAGAGGAAGAAAAGCTGGGCGAAAATTGGCTGCAAGTGCTTGCGAATTTTCTTTATGGGACAGAGGTAATTGAGCCAAAAGAACACTTTAACCTCTGTCGTGATGAGGACGACAACAAATGGCTCGACATTGCATATGAAGCAAAAGCCCATATAATTCTAACATGGGATGAGGACTTACTGAATTTAAGGGATAAGGAGAAAACCTTACAACTTAAGGATCATCGAGCTAAGATACTCAAACCAATAGAATTCCTGAAAGAAGAATTGAGAAAGATGTGTTAG
- a CDS encoding ribbon-helix-helix domain-containing protein — MAQVVEHPVSVRLPKYLIKKIDELIKEGEFKSRSDFIKYAVTLTLGQIMMEKAREKAKTITPEEARARSKQALQKLLSGEIEDEWPEVKDILEEIDKRWKELKGAKK, encoded by the coding sequence ATGGCTCAGGTTGTTGAGCATCCAGTCTCGGTGAGACTTCCAAAATACCTAATCAAGAAAATAGATGAACTCATAAAAGAAGGAGAGTTCAAAAGCAGGTCAGACTTCATCAAATATGCTGTAACATTGACTCTTGGACAGATAATGATGGAAAAGGCAAGAGAAAAAGCAAAAACAATCACGCCAGAAGAGGCCAGAGCAAGGTCGAAGCAGGCTCTTCAAAAGCTCCTTAGCGGAGAGATCGAAGATGAATGGCCAGAAGTCAAGGACATTCTAGAGGAAATCGACAAAAGGTGGAAGGAGCTCAAGGGTGCAAAGAAATGA
- a CDS encoding gamma-glutamylcyclotransferase, translating to MVMKIAVYSTLRKGKPLHGYLRDGKFLGEEWIEGYDLYVDVLPYAVKGKRRLKVEVYEVSRETFEEINHMEVNAGYKPVEVDTRFDRTILWKWGA from the coding sequence ATGGTGATGAAGATTGCAGTTTACAGCACTCTTAGGAAGGGTAAACCGCTGCATGGTTATTTAAGAGATGGCAAATTCCTCGGTGAGGAGTGGATCGAGGGTTACGACCTTTACGTTGACGTTCTCCCCTATGCAGTCAAAGGCAAAAGAAGGCTAAAGGTTGAAGTATATGAAGTTAGCAGGGAAACTTTTGAGGAAATTAATCATATGGAGGTAAACGCCGGCTACAAGCCGGTCGAAGTGGATACAAGGTTCGACAGGACAATCCTGTGGAAGTGGGGCGCATGA
- a CDS encoding McrB family protein, giving the protein MKTEKPLKEILLELKKKYSHEWEQYESETFKVFRAITRLLLEETPKTNEIVNLLEQLPPAIRKMLYYVHGPGYYSNSMKINILNTVLTDRNFREFLTTAATVNKLDDSTVKTLEAKIGAIKIPEAEVGLSIISTWASIVNPNIFMPIHGNVQSREFREIIRRTTGIQLVYGGGWRKHISDYLEFLKKINQIKPEIDIKTAFEAAFYMSKFSRDQEITGNQKTTQNKGYYLEITKPPGKLYEENHVGRFLWSPADQKYWNGREGKMGLLKPGDIILHDVNGELVGYSKVKEEVKEVSKEEIIKIFTEEGIWTEKYSKFAEDWFKKSLTGKFYLVRLEDFKELDKTHRYTEVKGLPHPARLQGVYLTEISPRVLEELGISLEHGGKAHDQNQHIPLSKYLKSEGYLYPEHLIAQFYTALKTKGFVILSGLTGTGKTKIVQKFVEILEMPQLMSASGKNTKAEREIKALQDIIKRHKFAVYGWKPAGKAKDIKPPFIFWLYDSDPNDKFYQKVPYGIIVSDVWTDKENLPKEWKSATKWVETVYSDETVEKYINEHEIFFKVWKVIECGSEISKFRDIAKNRELSPRDASRMQNGYALVKAPEDCTPEISNHIFLSVRPDWRDSKPLLGYYNPLTGEYHKTSLLEFILRAKEDYEQNRENAMPYFIILDEMNLAHVEYYFADFLSVLESGRDESGFTKESIKLHDNDAVETFQGIPKELKLPPNLYIIGTVNIDETTYSFSPKVLDRAFTIEFHDVDLENYPPEETKLSEGEREELRRKVLDDLRRNGKFLAVYKREKDSQEKGDIEKALERLKNAENGKYWEILNQLNKALEPYDLHFGYRVVDEIALFFKNAKESWDKGIVEFESDDEIFDLALLMKVLPKFHGNRKKLEEPLKVVLELCLSENAGINVQELGRKEVIEILKNWETEKDKFLFKHTAKKVLRMLRQLYEIGFASFS; this is encoded by the coding sequence ATGAAAACTGAAAAACCCCTGAAGGAAATCCTTCTAGAATTGAAAAAGAAATATTCGCATGAATGGGAACAATATGAGTCAGAGACTTTTAAGGTATTTAGGGCAATAACTAGACTTTTGTTAGAAGAAACTCCTAAAACTAATGAAATTGTTAATTTACTTGAACAACTGCCTCCAGCGATTCGAAAGATGCTCTATTACGTCCACGGGCCAGGTTACTACAGCAACTCTATGAAAATCAACATATTGAACACAGTGCTGACTGATAGGAACTTCAGGGAGTTCCTCACAACTGCAGCAACAGTGAATAAGTTGGATGATAGTACAGTAAAAACTTTAGAAGCAAAGATAGGAGCCATAAAAATACCTGAAGCTGAAGTAGGGCTTTCGATAATAAGCACTTGGGCTTCGATAGTAAATCCCAACATATTCATGCCAATACATGGAAATGTTCAAAGTAGAGAATTCCGTGAAATAATAAGAAGGACAACAGGCATTCAACTTGTTTATGGAGGGGGCTGGAGAAAACACATATCTGATTATCTAGAATTTTTGAAAAAAATAAACCAAATCAAACCAGAGATTGATATTAAAACAGCCTTTGAGGCTGCTTTTTATATGAGCAAATTTTCTAGAGACCAGGAAATTACAGGAAATCAAAAAACTACACAAAATAAAGGCTATTATTTGGAGATTACAAAACCTCCCGGAAAGCTCTATGAAGAAAACCACGTAGGCAGGTTTCTTTGGTCTCCAGCTGATCAAAAATATTGGAATGGTCGTGAAGGAAAAATGGGACTACTAAAACCAGGAGATATTATACTGCACGACGTCAATGGAGAACTAGTGGGATATTCCAAAGTGAAAGAAGAAGTTAAAGAAGTTTCCAAAGAAGAAATAATCAAGATATTCACTGAAGAGGGCATCTGGACTGAAAAGTATTCAAAATTTGCTGAGGACTGGTTTAAAAAGTCCTTGACTGGAAAATTCTACTTAGTTAGGCTCGAAGACTTTAAAGAATTAGATAAAACGCACCGGTACACTGAAGTCAAAGGTCTTCCGCACCCTGCAAGGCTTCAAGGAGTTTACTTAACCGAGATTAGCCCTAGAGTTCTGGAGGAGCTCGGTATTTCATTAGAACATGGTGGAAAAGCGCATGACCAAAATCAGCACATACCATTATCAAAGTATTTAAAATCAGAAGGCTACCTGTACCCAGAACACCTCATTGCCCAGTTCTACACCGCTCTAAAAACTAAGGGCTTCGTGATCCTCTCCGGCCTCACTGGAACAGGAAAGACAAAAATAGTGCAGAAATTTGTTGAAATACTAGAAATGCCGCAGTTGATGTCAGCATCAGGCAAAAACACAAAAGCTGAGAGAGAAATTAAAGCGTTACAAGATATAATCAAAAGACATAAGTTTGCAGTTTATGGCTGGAAACCTGCAGGAAAGGCAAAGGATATCAAGCCCCCGTTTATTTTTTGGCTCTATGATAGCGATCCAAACGATAAGTTCTACCAAAAAGTCCCCTACGGTATTATCGTTAGTGATGTCTGGACAGATAAAGAAAACTTACCGAAAGAATGGAAATCGGCGACTAAGTGGGTTGAAACAGTGTATAGCGATGAAACCGTTGAAAAGTATATAAACGAACACGAGATTTTCTTCAAAGTTTGGAAGGTTATCGAGTGTGGTTCTGAGATTTCAAAATTCAGAGATATTGCCAAAAATCGAGAATTAAGCCCTCGAGATGCCTCAAGGATGCAAAACGGCTATGCACTAGTAAAAGCTCCAGAAGACTGCACACCCGAAATTAGCAACCATATCTTCCTCTCCGTCCGCCCGGACTGGAGGGATTCCAAACCACTGCTAGGCTATTACAATCCACTAACTGGAGAATACCACAAGACTTCCCTCTTGGAGTTCATATTGAGGGCCAAAGAAGACTATGAGCAAAACAGAGAAAATGCAATGCCCTACTTCATCATCCTTGACGAGATGAACCTCGCCCACGTTGAGTACTACTTCGCCGACTTCCTCAGCGTCCTTGAGAGCGGAAGAGATGAAAGTGGCTTCACAAAGGAGAGCATAAAACTCCACGACAATGATGCCGTTGAGACATTCCAAGGCATACCCAAAGAGCTTAAGCTTCCGCCAAACCTCTACATAATCGGAACTGTGAACATTGATGAGACCACATACTCATTCAGCCCGAAGGTTCTCGATAGAGCTTTTACGATAGAATTCCACGATGTTGACTTAGAAAACTATCCCCCAGAGGAAACTAAGTTATCTGAAGGGGAACGTGAGGAGCTAAGAAGAAAAGTCCTGGACGACCTGAGGAGAAATGGAAAGTTCCTTGCAGTTTACAAGAGAGAAAAGGATAGCCAAGAGAAAGGGGATATAGAAAAAGCCCTCGAAAGGCTCAAAAATGCCGAAAACGGAAAGTACTGGGAAATCCTCAACCAACTCAACAAAGCTCTTGAACCCTATGACCTGCACTTCGGCTATCGTGTTGTTGACGAGATTGCTTTGTTTTTCAAGAACGCCAAAGAAAGCTGGGATAAGGGGATAGTTGAATTCGAAAGCGATGATGAAATTTTTGACCTAGCACTGCTCATGAAAGTCCTTCCCAAGTTCCACGGGAACAGAAAGAAGCTTGAAGAGCCCCTAAAGGTGGTTTTGGAGCTTTGCCTTTCAGAGAATGCAGGAATCAACGTCCAAGAACTTGGAAGAAAGGAGGTCATTGAAATTCTCAAAAACTGGGAAACCGAAAAGGATAAGTTCCTCTTCAAGCACACTGCCAAGAAAGTTCTACGCATGCTCCGCCAGCTGTATGAGATAGGCTTTGCGAGCTTCAGCTGA
- a CDS encoding DUF2357 domain-containing protein — protein MCIEKKNEERNLNLPFQLGSVEGSCWAFLRESGEIVLFEWKTYEIDANGAKVIIPGLEDIQRSSINKNTFTFTFKNYIGKSRLIIEDSHGKRREFPLIVLSEKFGKIAPEYWKVIDLSKIEDTKEREKAVEKLIERFNILCQTLTDDITRTSSQLNFSIKSPTAFTVEESDEPMNEFFAYHYLRSNKERIIEAFETVLRKIKRKLVVEEEWLRPDEVDEITPETLVSIVQNPEYLAPAGEGVLMAKRLNGYAPTKVLSFQKYESFDTPENRFAKYFLNLLIEWGERVLEAFRNFKADIEPIKGLLEELEFIGSDPIWSEIGEMEMFPYTSQTLLKGDGYRDLLELYREFTVYVPFFGELQKAIENKDIATLYEYWCFFKLVEELGEIWEQKDLKIIIEPTGELHKSDGREKVYAEFGNGWKLYYNQKKRGYSVSLRPDFSLFKNEELVGVFDAKFKLDVVDANKFAEEDRKMEKEPSLQTWAKLEDIYKMHTYKDALNARFAVVLYPGQRSVFFDVKRGKVEELNLESILIGNRSGVGYLSFVPEVRYHEN, from the coding sequence ATGTGCATTGAGAAGAAAAATGAAGAAAGAAATCTAAACCTTCCATTTCAGCTGGGAAGTGTTGAGGGTAGCTGTTGGGCTTTTCTACGAGAAAGTGGCGAGATAGTACTCTTCGAGTGGAAGACCTACGAGATAGATGCCAATGGAGCTAAAGTCATTATTCCCGGACTGGAGGACATTCAAAGAAGTAGCATTAACAAGAACACTTTTACCTTCACCTTCAAAAACTACATCGGAAAGTCAAGGCTGATTATTGAAGATTCGCATGGAAAAAGGCGCGAATTTCCCCTTATTGTGCTTTCCGAGAAGTTTGGAAAAATTGCCCCCGAATATTGGAAAGTTATAGACCTCAGCAAAATAGAAGATACCAAAGAGAGGGAAAAAGCTGTAGAAAAACTAATTGAAAGATTCAATATCCTATGTCAAACCTTAACGGACGACATAACCCGTACCTCCTCCCAACTTAATTTCTCAATAAAATCCCCCACTGCATTTACTGTCGAAGAAAGCGATGAACCCATGAATGAATTCTTCGCCTACCACTACTTACGCTCCAACAAAGAGCGCATTATAGAGGCTTTCGAAACTGTGCTAAGAAAAATCAAACGTAAGCTGGTGGTTGAAGAAGAATGGCTAAGGCCAGACGAAGTGGATGAGATAACCCCTGAGACATTGGTTTCCATCGTCCAGAATCCTGAGTATTTAGCCCCAGCCGGCGAAGGTGTTTTAATGGCAAAACGCCTCAATGGTTATGCCCCCACTAAAGTTCTCAGCTTCCAAAAATACGAGAGCTTTGACACTCCAGAAAACCGCTTTGCCAAATACTTCCTTAATCTGCTGATTGAGTGGGGCGAGCGCGTGCTTGAAGCTTTTAGGAATTTTAAGGCTGATATTGAGCCTATTAAAGGTCTTCTCGAAGAGCTTGAATTCATAGGAAGCGACCCCATTTGGAGTGAAATTGGTGAGATGGAGATGTTTCCATACACTTCCCAGACACTTCTTAAGGGTGACGGCTATCGCGATCTGCTTGAACTCTACAGGGAGTTCACAGTTTATGTTCCATTCTTCGGAGAGCTCCAGAAAGCTATTGAGAATAAGGACATTGCTACGCTATACGAGTATTGGTGCTTCTTCAAGCTTGTGGAGGAACTTGGAGAGATATGGGAGCAGAAGGACTTAAAGATAATAATTGAGCCAACGGGGGAACTCCACAAGAGCGACGGGAGAGAGAAAGTTTACGCCGAGTTTGGCAACGGTTGGAAGCTATACTACAATCAAAAAAAGCGTGGTTATTCGGTTTCATTGAGGCCAGATTTTTCTCTTTTTAAAAATGAGGAGCTTGTTGGGGTTTTTGATGCGAAGTTCAAGCTTGATGTAGTTGATGCTAATAAGTTCGCGGAAGAGGATAGGAAAATGGAAAAAGAACCCAGCCTTCAAACATGGGCAAAGCTTGAGGACATCTACAAGATGCACACTTACAAAGATGCTCTAAATGCTAGGTTTGCCGTAGTGCTTTACCCCGGCCAGAGGAGCGTGTTTTTTGATGTTAAGAGGGGGAAGGTTGAAGAATTGAATTTGGAGAGCATTTTGATTGGGAATCGTAGTGGTGTTGGATATCTAAGTTTTGTACCGGAGGTGAGATATCATGAAAACTGA
- a CDS encoding ABC transporter ATP-binding protein, whose product MLAIKIKNLTKSYGSFLALKGINLEIEEGEIFALLGPNGAGKTTLIRILAEGLKFDGGEIEVFGKKLSKKTARLIGYVPQESISYDLLTVEENLGFYADLYDAPKERIKQLIERFDLPAKKKAKELSGGFKRRLNLAISLLYEPKILILDEPSTGLDVPSRRQLWELIKGFKAEGKTILLATHYMEEAEALADRIAIMNEGRVVAVGTADELKALIGEESVIQVEGILKGVEGIREVFPRLIEKSGTLRIHVRNSKEALPKIVELLISAGSEIKAIKVEEPTLEDVFLKLTGRALDEV is encoded by the coding sequence ATGCTGGCCATTAAGATCAAAAATCTAACGAAAAGTTACGGGAGTTTTTTAGCATTGAAAGGGATAAACCTAGAAATTGAAGAAGGTGAAATATTTGCCCTTCTTGGACCCAATGGCGCTGGCAAAACAACACTCATAAGGATTCTTGCGGAGGGCCTGAAGTTTGATGGTGGGGAGATTGAGGTATTTGGGAAAAAGCTGAGTAAGAAAACAGCACGTTTAATAGGTTATGTTCCTCAGGAAAGTATTTCTTATGATCTGCTGACCGTTGAGGAAAACCTTGGCTTTTACGCGGATCTCTACGATGCACCTAAAGAAAGGATCAAACAACTCATTGAACGCTTTGATCTGCCAGCCAAAAAGAAGGCTAAAGAGTTGAGTGGAGGATTTAAGCGGCGCTTAAACTTAGCTATCTCACTTTTATATGAGCCCAAAATCCTGATTTTGGATGAGCCTTCAACGGGTCTGGATGTTCCGTCAAGAAGACAGCTCTGGGAGCTCATAAAAGGCTTTAAGGCCGAGGGCAAAACAATACTCCTCGCCACACATTACATGGAAGAGGCCGAGGCACTAGCTGACAGGATAGCGATAATGAACGAAGGAAGAGTCGTGGCTGTTGGTACAGCGGATGAACTGAAAGCCCTAATAGGAGAGGAAAGCGTTATTCAGGTAGAGGGTATTCTAAAAGGAGTCGAAGGGATTAGAGAGGTATTCCCAAGGCTTATTGAGAAAAGCGGGACTCTCAGGATTCATGTAAGGAATTCAAAGGAAGCTTTACCGAAGATTGTTGAGCTTTTAATATCTGCCGGAAGCGAGATAAAGGCCATTAAGGTAGAGGAGCCGACTCTGGAAGATGTCTTTTTAAAACTAACAGGGAGGGCTTTGGATGAAGTTTAG